A genomic stretch from Procambarus clarkii isolate CNS0578487 chromosome 14, FALCON_Pclarkii_2.0, whole genome shotgun sequence includes:
- the LOC138364779 gene encoding uncharacterized protein, with amino-acid sequence MLHQAFGSATEDIYLQTRSDGKLFNLTRLRAKMKVRLRCLHDFLFANDAAVTAHSAEDLQRLMIRFGEACQAFGLLVSLNKTQVMGQGVDSPPDIGIADSKLEVVYDFVYLGSTITDSFSLNTELNKCIGQGDKQQRPGESKNYQHVHNAETETNAMAGDMDLTWHDKVTNNNVLGRTRITSMYTMLKQRRMRWQVIKRIKSY; translated from the exons aTGCTGCATCAAGCCTTTGGATCTGCCACAGAAGACATCTACCTCCAGACCAGGtcagatggaaagctctttaacctcaccaggctgagagccaagatgaAGGTTCGGTTGAGGTGTCTgcacgacttcctttttgccaacgacgcagcagtcactgcccactcagccgaagacctccaacggctcatgatCCGCTTCGGTGAGGCCTGTCAGGCTTTTGGACTCCTCGTCAGCCTGAACAAAACAcaggtcatgggacaaggagtggactccccacctgacatcggcatcgccgattccaaactggaagtcgtttacGATTTCGTGTATCTGGGCTCCACAATCACTGACTCCTTTTCTCttaatacggagctaaacaaatgcatcg gacaaggtgacaaacaacaacgtcctgGGGAGAGCAAAAattaccagcatgtacacaatgctgaaacagagacgaatgcgatgGCAGGTGACATGGACCTCACCTGGcatgacaaggtgacaaacaacaacgtcctgGGGAgaacaagaatcaccagcatgtacacaatgctgaaacagagacgaatgcgatgGCAG gttatcaaaagaattaagtcctattga